GCCCTCTGACCACAGTGTTTTCTGGCGAGTGCAGAGGGACTTGAACCTCCGACCCCTCCTTGTAAAGGTGCACGCTCAACAGACACGAGTGGAGGCCCGATGGGCGAGTTCGACAACAAGGTCGCGATTGTCACGGGATCCACGAGCGGAATAGGTGAGGCCACGGCACGTCTGCTCGTTGCAGCCGGAGCGAAGGTCATCCTCAACTCCTCCTCCTCGGTGGAGGCCGGAAAGGTGCTGGCTACCGAGTTGGGCAACTCCACCTGCTACCACCGCGCCGATGTAAGCAGCGAGTCCGAATGCATCGGAATGGTCGAGGCGACCCTCGAAACCTTCGGCCAACTTGACATCCTCGTCAACAACGCCGGTTACACACAGCTCATCCCACACCATGACCTTGGATCCGTTTCCGAGGAGGTATTTCGGCGCGTGATCGACGTCAACCTTTTCGGGACTTGGTATCTCAGCAGGGCCTCAGTCACGGCGTTAAAGGCCAGCGGTGACGGCAACATCGTGAACATCACCTCGATCGCCGGCCTCCGGGCACTCGGGAGCTCAATTCCCTACTCGGTCTCAAAAGCGGCCACCAACCACCTCACCCGCCTCATGGCAAATGTTCTTGGCCCCGAGATCCGCGTGAACGCCGTAGCCCCAGGACTCGTTGAGACACCGTGGACGGAAACCTGGGATGCAATCCATGAGGCGGTTGCCGA
The DNA window shown above is from Acidimicrobiales bacterium and carries:
- a CDS encoding SDR family oxidoreductase encodes the protein MGEFDNKVAIVTGSTSGIGEATARLLVAAGAKVILNSSSSVEAGKVLATELGNSTCYHRADVSSESECIGMVEATLETFGQLDILVNNAGYTQLIPHHDLGSVSEEVFRRVIDVNLFGTWYLSRASVTALKASGDGNIVNITSIAGLRALGSSIPYSVSKAATNHLTRLMANVLGPEIRVNAVAPGLVETPWTETWDAIHEAVAERAPLGRSATPEDCAAAVLGILRAGYQTGDVVVVDGGLTLA